The following DNA comes from Fusarium fujikuroi IMI 58289 draft genome, chromosome FFUJ_chr03.
CTTGCTATGAGGGCAATGTTGATTCCGCACTGGAAACACTCCGAGAACTTTGGGATCTAGGTTACTCAAGCCACGACATTATTAGCACTATGTTCAAGGTTACGAAAACTATCCCTACGTTGAGCGAACATGCAAAGCTGGAGTTTATCAAAGAGATAGGCTTTACACATATGAAGGTCCTCGAAGGTGTGCAAACACTACTCCAACTCAGCGGATGTGTCGTTCGGCTATGCAAAATCAACATGGATCCTAAGCGATTTCGGGTATAGAATATGGAGATGAATCTAGACATGGGTGCATCGTTGGCGTTGGAGTTGGTATTCGACTGAGAAAGCGAAGGAAAGATGCTAAAGTAATGTGATTTACACAGACGACTCGATGGTCATCTCTAATGTGACATATGTACGCCGTTATACCCCAAGCAGTTGCAGTCAAGACTTTTCAGTGAGAGATTGAGATCATAGGGACTCTGCTTCCGCGCCTGAGGCGATCACTTGCCATCACCTTTGATGAATTCTTCCTCATACCGTTCCCATTTAGCCCTGTCTCCCATCAACCGCCGCTGCATTCTCACTCGGTGCTCGTATGCTCTGAGCCGTGAGTCTGCCTCGATCATGGCTCCAGGTACCATGCCACACATTTGTAAATACCTTGAAAAGGTCAGTACCAGGATGGATCAGCTGTGAGAGTGAGCCATACACTTTGAATTGAATCGTCATGGATCGATACAACGGCGACCAGATATACCCGGCAGCACCCAACACTGCGGCACCTATTCCCCACTTGACTGCACCTGCAACACCTCCTCTGGCAGCCTCCCAAGCAGCATCATTGGCTTCCTCGCTCTGCATAGCATCGTGAGCACGCATGATGATGGTttgatcttgtctttgtgatgttgatgccTCAAGGCCCAGTGTCCAGAACTCAGTATTTTAGAGGGCTCCAGAGCCAATTGATGAGTGAATACAATAAAAAGTTTTACAGCAATATCAGACGATATGTTCGTGAGCTTGGAGATCCCGAAGCCCGGTCACTTCCGCTTCTATGACACACGCTTCATTAAGTGTGGCGCGAGCTCCCACTAGCCACACCTAGGGCCTTCAATCTCGGCGGAACGTCGGCCCCGATCTGGTGCCCCGCTAGAGCGGATTGTTCATTTATTGGAATTTTTTCCAAGCTGTTACCTTCTCTCCTTCCACACTCttccaaagacaaagaacgaAGATGACACGCAAGCAATAACCATGAGTCCCTGGTTGCCTGGTTTTGCAAAGTCCcatgtttcttctctttctacaTAAAACGTCCGCTGAACCTCcacttgttttctttttcttccttgtGCAGAAAAAGTACTCTTGACTCAGCTATCGTTGACCTGCTACTACTACCGTCGCCGCATTGAGCAAAGTTGCCCATAATGGCTGACAATGTGATGGCCGCCTACTGGGCTCTGCCACCCGTTTCTCGGTACGTCGCATGTTCATTTGTGTTCTCGATAGCACTCGCTAACTATGTCACAGGAACCTGATTACTGCTACAGTGTTGACCTCCATTGGTTGCATCGTTGGGCTACTACCAGCCACGCGTCTGATATATCACCCATCCTATCTTTGGATGTTTCCGCCTCAAATCTGGCGACTCGTAACATGTTTCTTCATCGAAATGCAGCCGATCAACTTGCTCTTCAACTCGTTCTTTCTGTATCGCTACAGCGTGCAGCTGGAGATGGGGAACCCACGTTTCCCACGCAAGGTCGATCTTGTGTTCTACATATTATTTGTCTGCACCGTAATTCTGGTAAGCCTGCGCCTACATACCCGTGCATTGCTACTCTCCCATGTGTTCCTTTCAAAACCCCCCTCATATATCTGCCCGGATAGTGCTTTGCCTCTTCAGCTATCACGGTTCCTGGAAATGAGGAAGATCACCCCTGCACTTCGGACCACCCATCATTCGCATTTCCGGGTTGGTCTGCGGTGTAGGCATGGTGGGATGTCTATATGGATGGCTCGTGTGATTCTCAATTCACTCGAGTGGTTTTTTAGCTCCCTACATTTTTATATCATAGCAATAAAACTCAAATATCCCAAACACGTACCCGTATGTCATGTGCCTGTACTGAGGTTAACGACGTCGCTAGATGATCGACTACCTCGCCGGACTTACGAGCTTCTTGTACATGAACGGCCTCATTCTTGCCATGATTTACACCACTACTCAAGACCAACGTGGCCAGAAAACACAGTATCTCGTTCTTACCATCCCCGCCCAGGCTCTGCCAATCTGCATGATCGTTGTCACCGCGCTCATGGCAGGACCACAGAAGGCATTGGTCGAAATTGAGGGTCTACTCGCCGCCCATCTGTTCGATTTTCTCACAAGAATCTGGCCTGAGTTCGGGAACGGCCCTCGACTGTTGAGAACCCCTGCTTGGCTTGAGCGTCTTGTGCAGACACCAAGGATCACTGCCAGAGGTTTCGGTACCGCCGTCCGACCTGGGAATTCACCGTCTTCCGGGCGTAGCACTGGTATCAACACAGGCCCTTTGCCAGATTCGTGGCGGTCTCGTGGCCCAGGTCAGCGACTGGGCTGAAACATGCCCCCTTTCTGTTGTCACTTGCAAGGTATACAATAGGATGAATGAAAGAATTATCACTATAGAACTCCTATGCCCACCATCTGTATCGTAGCGATCTGAGGCACGTCGTGCCTAGATATATTGACCAAATAACTCCAAGCTTGAACCAAACCAAAAGTTTCTGTAATACCGTGATTACCGGCACGCAAGCTCTTCACGTGAATATATAGCATTTTATCATCATCCATAAACGCGACTGTTGCCGCTTAACAAGGGAGACTTGTTTGCTTCCCGCCTCTTGAGGTAGTCGTCACTGAACCCAGCCGGCACCTCAGTTGCTAGGACTGTACCACCTCCTAGCGGTCGGTCTTGAAACCTTGGATCCAACACAGCCAACGGCCTGGAGATCCTTAGCTCATGTCTAGGATCATTATCAATCGCTGATATAGGGGTTGCTGATAGCAGATTCAGCTGTGGGGTCCCCTGCTTCTTGGGAATGATGAGTTTTGATAGAGAAGGAAATGCGAAGGATGGCTTGGTTTTGACGGCTTCGGGGGCAGCAATTGGAGCCGCCACTGATGTTGGTGGTCTAGTAGCTGGATGATGTGGTACAGGAGAAGGGTCGCGGCTCGCAACACGCGAGCTCGAAGTACTCAGAGATGCCACCTCCGCGATCCGCTGGGTGTCAGTTCCTGCAGGCTCAGCAGCGCTGAGATATGTCTGTAGAGCATATGAATCGGGGACATTGGATCTCATGGTATGCCGGAGGGAACTCGGTGCCTTAGCATCAGGAAGGCGGCTGACGACCCTGGGGATGTAGGCTGGGTGTGCTGGCAGTGCAGCATTGGGACCATTGCTTTTCGAGTGCGGTGCATAGTGATAGCTGACCTTGCCATTAATACCGCTGCCGTCTTGTTCGAAACTATCGTAATACTCTGCGTTAGACATTGTGCGGATGTGGTTTCCATTATGGTCATGAGGCTGCGCGGAGCGCCCGGGATATCCAGCATTGTCGGTAAAGTAAGAAGACTTGTGAATGCCGTACATAGAAGGGTCATTCATTGGTGCATCGGGAGGTGGTGATTCAATCTTGATTCCTGCACCGCGGCGTTGTCGACTTCTTCGACAGTACATGAAGATAAGCCACACCATGCCAGCTATGCCTAGGCCGCATCCCACAGCGATACCGACGATTGTGCCAGTTGTCATAGACCCAACGGGagcaccaccatcaccaggCAGAGTTTCGTTGGTGCTAGGATCAGTAATATTGATGAGTTTGTGAGTGAAAATTGTGCCACTAAGGCCAAGTATATCGCCTTTCTTAGGCTCTTGAATACAGCCAGCTTTCAATGCCACCAGAACTAGGTGCTTGTTAGTTTTATTTCGAAGAATCAGCATACAGAGAACTTACAGTTGGCCAGATACTTTTGATTCGATGTTGACTGCAGACAGCCAATACACTGGTTGTAACTGGAGCTTTTAATGACTGAATCTTCGGCTTCGCAATAGTCGAACTGGTTATCGGGGGTAGTCTTCAATAGTGATGCCGTCAGAGCATCCTCGAGAGAGCCACATGAGCTTTCAATGTTGCAAGGGGAATTTATAGTACCCGAGTCTGCCGCATCTGGGTAAGAGTACAGGCAAACATCAAACGCATATCGCACGTTGTCTGCACCATCACCATGTTAGCGAGGCCAGAGGCTGTAACATACTGAGACTCACACAGAAACCAATACACATCGCTTTGTTCTTTCCACGTGGTATCGCTCTTCTGGAGACAATTGAGGCAGTTTTTAAACCTGATGCCATTCCCTGAGCTTGAATATTCATTGTCCTCGCATACAACGTCTGTAGAATTTGTCGTAGAGGTTTGAGGGTTGGAAGTTGTTGAATTTGAGCCATCCGAACATAGAGCGGCACATTCTGACTCCGTTGTGAAATGAAGGGCAAAGctagaggaagaaaagagagcTGTTGTGCTCAGCCCAAGAAAAAGACCCCGCATTATGAAGTCTTCGTTTCACTTTGAGCGGCTCGGTATGAAAGACGAAGGCTGGGACTCGAAGAAGGGGGAGGACAACTGGTCACGGAACGACCCCCAGCATGGCAGGCTGTGGTGACAACCTCAAATTTTCGAACGCGGTGGTGAGGCAAATGGGTACAGCAACTGATCCTCGGTTTACCAATGCAGGCCTGAAAGTTCACCATGAACCAACATAAATGTAACAAGTAAAATGGAGTGGGAAGGCAGGCTTCGAAAAAGGCATGTGGGCATCATGATTGATTTATCAAGCAGGTGCCGCACAAGACATCCTTGGTACAGCATTATCTGTGTGGTTCGAGCAATCCGACAATTGCTGGGATTCAAAGTTTAGCTTGCCACATTCAGTTGTCAGCTCTCGTCTATGTGGTAGCTTTCGGGATGGGCTGGATCTCGAAGTGTCCTACAATAGGATGGACAATCGCTAGACTGAGGGGAACAAGGTGTAAGAGTGTGCCAGCTCAGAATAGAAACCGAGTTAAGAGCTAACCAATGGTGTTTGCTGTTTCAATCCGGAGACCCCTGAAAACCCCGGCAACTGGCCAATCAGTACTTCTGTGCATGCTCTCTGGCGGTTAAGACTATGCGTGGGCAGGGGTGGTAGTATTTGGCGAGCACCACAATCCAATCAAGACTCTTCTGCAAAGCGTCGCAAACGCCGGCCAACTTGCGAGGCCAACACCTACTGTGTAAGCAGTCAGGCAGTACTCCGTAGATGCCAGGCTCTGCACAACACTTCCGTAGTGACTTACTGGCAGATTGATCGACCGTTGAGGCCGGTTCCAAGGCAATAAACAGATAAGCGATGTTGCAAGTTGTATACGTCAGTGATCTTCATTTGACTCTTCCATCCAATATTCCTACAAAGGCTACTCCTGACACATTATTTCGTCTTCTCTTGTTCTCTTTCTTAGTTATCATTTTAGCGCGCGTGTTCACTCCCCAACCACCCTGCGTCAATCCTTTGCGTCGCTATTTTGGGTATATTGTTCTCGTTCCACGCGAGGTACAGGCGCTCAGATTGCCGCAGACGCGCTAAACCCTGCTGTCCATTTGTTCCCTGTAATATGAGTTAGTGTTGGCCAATAAGATTCATGTGATAGTGATGGAACTGCATATCTAGCTAGCTCGTCTAAAGTATGTCGGTGCGGCAAGGATGTTGATTCATCCGACGAAGCGCCATGGTCTTGTTCTGAGTCGTCGAATGTTGAAAAGCCCATCTCGCTATTGTGTTATTATCGTGCTAGCTATCGATGAGGCTTTTAAAATAGACGCCATTCCCATGGATCCGTTTCAAAGTTTTGGAATGACCAATTTACACTACAAGCTCTACCTAATCCGTCAACTCTATTGGCCTTTGATATTATAACACAACACTCTTTCCAAAGTTTGGTCGTCGAACTTGAATTCCTTTACAGAAAAATGGGGACATACGAAAAAGGAAAATGCCATGGTAATAGACTCTTTAAATATGGTTGACACAAATAGCACAAATCCTCACTGCTGAGGCGGGACCACAACGCGGACCTGAAGATATAGGGTAAGCTGTTTGTGTAGACTCGATCACCCTTGCTGGATTGGATATCTACAGTTGATCTTATTGAGCTGACAAAGGGCAAGATGTATTCCTGAGTGACAGCCTACTGGGTGGGTGTGCAAGGCACCAACCTGAGTAGTTATGTCTATTAATCTTGATCATATTGGTTTTGTCCACTGGTATAGTTCGCCATGACTATCTTAGTACTTGGACAATGCCTAGCCAACACTGCAAATTGGGTGTATAATCATGGGCTGATCATTCTACTACGTAGTAGACCTCCTCTCAAGTGATATCTGTCTACCAGGAATTTCGCTCAAGTCTGGAGGTCTAGAGAAACATTTGACATGGCAGTCATATCCTCGGCACCGAACCGTTCAAAGACAAAATGCAAACTTGCATATGTGTGACTGAAAACACAGATACGATGTTAGCCTCTAGAACCCACGTCTTTTGTATTACTTAAACCTGAAACTAAGTTTTGATCATCCAACATCGCTAATAGGATCAACCACTGACATGATGATCAGCGAAGAGAGTCTCCCTATAATTACTGCAGAACCAACTGCAGTGTTTGACATGGCTTTTATATCTTACTGGCAGAGAAGGAACATGAAACAAATGAGAACCAACAAGCTCCTTCATCGGCTGTTGAGATGACAACAGAGTTTGGCGCGCGGCTGTCACCTTTATAAGCATAGAGCTGGACAGGCTTCTGTTAGTATCGAATCATGACATTCAACGTGACCTTGTGAATTGAATGCTCACGTGACCATTACGTCCTGTGATGTCGCCCGGCACCCATTccataaggtaggtaggtaggtaggttgtcGGGCGGTGAAGGGTGAATGTATGACCGAGAAACAAGGGCGTCGAGGGATAAAGGATGGCATTATCAGCTGAGGGAAGAATGCTTGCCCATAGATTCCACTCGTTGATGGATGAAGGAGCCAAAGTCGCGGTCTACGTTCTGGTGTACTGAGTTTTATCATGACTGGCTGTCGTCATGGGTGGATATAATGCAACGTTCATCACAGACGGTACAGTCTGGAAACCGATAACCAATAGTACACGTTCGTTGGTCCCGGGATTTTGAAGTTCAAGGCGACGATCAAACATGTATTTGCGTTTGTTGATTGGTTTTAGTTGCTAGGCAGTAGACGACGGCCGTTGAAGTAACAGAAGAAAAACTAGGAGTGTCGTCAGAATTGAGTATAAAATAAATTGATATTATTAACTTCCGGATGGTTTCGAAATTCGAATTGATCATTTCCAAAAGTCAATATATAAGGAAGTTAATAGGAAAAACATAGAAGTGGTTGTCGGGAGAGCCCGGTGAATAGAAAGACAATCAGTCACAACAGCCTTCAGTCTTTTGGGGAGATCAACTCGAAGTTTTCACTCCAACATGTAAATGACCTGCAGGTAAATTGGAAGGCTGAACGGCGATGTACTCATGAACTATCACTTAAGGTCTAATGAGGTTAGATGGCTCTACGCCGACGCTGATGGTAATCACTCGCACTCCCTCGCTTGTTTCTCAGAGGTGATTGAAAGCAATGTGCTGTACAATCAGTGTTagttcttgaagctgcaTTAAGTGCCCAGGTTCTTCTGACTGGTAAAAAACGAAGCATCGAATCATCGCTGGTCAGAAATGGTTGTCACGAAGACAACACTGACCAGTGACATCAATTCGAGACCAACCAAGCGAAACCCAGATATGGTATAGAGGTTCCGGGAATGCGGGAGGACCAGGCCCGAACCCTTGTCGCGGGGTTGTTGGGCGCTTAACGCTTACCGTCCATTGGGCCCCGTTTTCTGGTAGATGCGCCCGTTGCTGGCAGCTGGCGGGGGTCGAGCGCTTCAAGGAGCAATTAAATCACCACGCGATGTGTGTTTAGCACTCGGCAAAGCTCTGCTGAGGCCCTGAACTGGCACACAGCATAGAACAGGGAGGATCATCGAGGCTCCTCTCAGCGCCTACCTTGCAACCCTTGTCACTCAATAGCTCCGAATACTCTTGTTAAGGCTGAGCCCATGGGAGTGACGGGTGATTCCTGAGCTTACATGCGGCACCAGTCTAGCGGCCTTCCCTTGAATTGTCAAGGACTTGCCCAGCCCCCAACTGTCACTAGATATACCCGTTGGTTCCTCGACCTGTGCCTAACGGTGGGCGTTCTCCACGATTATTTTTGCAATCCTacttctcttcctccccttTAGTTGTTGATTTCTATATTTTACTTCTTTTGTTTTCTGTATTCTCTCTCTTGTTGTGGTATTCTCGGCCGCTTTGCTCGTTGAGCTTATTACAGCTCCGGGCCTCACCAGTCCAAGGCCTTGTTCTAGGGGAGACGTGTCGCCATTGCGGGGTCTTCATTCATTTCAGCGTCGCATCTATTCACAAACGACAATTCAGCGCAATCGCAATCATGAGAATTGGGTGCTTGCAGTTTGCGCCCCAGGTGGGAGATGTCGATAACAATTTGAACCGCGCCGATTCGGTATTATCGAGGGCAAACCCAGATGATCTGGATCTCCTTGTGCTGCCCGAGCTGGCTTTCTCTGGTAATTCATTTAGAGTGGATGAAGTTGATTGATTTCTGTTGACTTTCCTTCACTATCCTGTTCTAAGCACTCTTGACTATGCGATGCTAATACTTTGAGAAGGGTACAACTTCAAATCACTGCAAGATATTGCTCCATTTCTTGAACCCTCTGGCTCCGGCATCACGTCTCTCTGGGCCAGGACCATCGCCCTCAAATACAACTGTACTGTGACGGTCGGATACCCTGAGAAAGTCGACGTCACACCAAAGTGGCCC
Coding sequences within:
- a CDS encoding related to F-LANa protein, with protein sequence MADNVMAAYWALPPVSRNLITATVLTSIGCIVGLLPATRLIYHPSYLWMFPPQIWRLVTCFFIEMQPINLLFNSFFLYRYSVQLEMGNPRFPRKVDLVFYILFVCTVILMIDYLAGLTSFLYMNGLILAMIYTTTQDQRGQKTQYLVLTIPAQALPICMIVVTALMAGPQKALVEIEGLLAAHLFDFLTRIWPEFGNGPRLLRTPAWLERLVQTPRITARGFGTAVRPGNSPSSGRSTGINTGPLPDSWRSRGPGQRLG
- a CDS encoding related to exo-alpha-sialidase / neuraminidase, which produces MRGLFLGLSTTALFSSSSFALHFTTESECAALCSDGSNSTTSNPQTSTTNSTDVVCEDNEYSSSGNGIRFKNCLNCLQKSDTTWKEQSDVYWFLYNVRYAFDVCLYSYPDAADSGTINSPCNIESSCGSLEDALTASLLKTTPDNQFDYCEAEDSVIKSSSYNQCIGCLQSTSNQKYLANFLVALKAGCIQEPKKGDILGLSGTIFTHKLINITDPSTNETLPGDGGAPVGSMTTGTIVGIAVGCGLGIAGMVWLIFMYCRRSRQRRGAGIKIESPPPDAPMNDPSMYGIHKSSYFTDNAGYPGRSAQPHDHNGNHIRTMSNAEYYDSFEQDGSGINGKVSYHYAPHSKSNGPNAALPAHPAYIPRVVSRLPDAKAPSSLRHTMRSNVPDSYALQTYLSAAEPAGTDTQRIAEVASLSTSSSRVASRDPSPVPHHPATRPPTSVAAPIAAPEAVKTKPSFAFPSLSKLIIPKKQGTPQLNLLSATPISAIDNDPRHELRISRPLAVLDPRFQDRPLGGGTVLATEVPAGFSDDYLKRREANKSPLLSGNSRVYG